The Candidatus Marsarchaeota archaeon DNA segment CATACGGGAGCATTCGCTTGAGCTGCTACCTGGCATAGGCAAAAAGCACCTGCAGGCAATACTTAATGCAAGGAAAGAGAAAAAATTCGAGAGTTTCGAGGACATAACATCAAGGATACCGCTGCTTCAGGACCCTGCCGGCATGATAGCGCAGCGCATAATACTAGAGCTCGAAGGAAACGAAAGATTCTACATGATGACAAAGCCGTACTTCAAGAAGGAGCAGCGCCAATAAGCGGTCTAAAAGAAGTTGAGCAGAGCTAGGCCTTGTCCAGGTGTATTGCTGGCACCACTATGGCGCGCTTTGCATTCATTATTTTTACCTCAACCACATAGGCGTCGCCGCGTTTCTCTGTTATAACGCCTATCCTGCCCTTGTAGCGCGGATGAGGTATGTTCTTGAAATTGCCCTTCGGCACTATTGCGACCTTGTCCCCGACATTGAAATTCTTTATAAAAGCCCTGACCGGCTGCTTTGAAGGCACGTGATGCCTTGAAATATTCCTTGTCTTGCCTGAGAAAAGGCCTGCGGATCTTTTTGTCATATACATCATCAACAATACAGTTAAGCTTTAAGCGCTTATACTATTTAGACCCAATCTTTATATGCATTTTGATGCTGCCGCAAAATAGCCGAGCAGGCATCGATAAAGCAGGCCAAGCGCAATATACATAAATATTTATGCCTTAACGCTTAAAAATCTTCTAGGTGTTTTTAAATGGCAAAATCACAGCATCATGATTCGGCACAGGGCAAGCACATTGTGCTGCACCCGACATACGAAGTAGTGAATATGGTTGCGAGTGCAGACCTTAACATAGAATTGGACTTGTACGGCCTTGCAAGGCTTTCTTACGATGTGGACTACGAGCCTGAGCAGTTTCCCGGAGCTATACTGAAGATACATGATCCGAAGTCTGCGCTGCTGCTCTTCAAGAACGGCAAGATCATATGCACTGGTGCAATGACTGAAGCAGCTGTCAGGCGCTCCATAGGACAAGCCATAGAGCTGATTAAAAAGTACAAGAGGCAGCAGGGCAAGGCCAAGTAAGGCAATTGCACGGCATACTACTCGAAATCCGCAAAAGCGGCTGATTCAAAAGGTGCTAGGTCAAATGGACAACGTATCTGCAAGCTCTAAGCTGGCAAGGTCGTATATGGCCATAGCCTTTGCGTATCTGCTCATAGGCACTCTCATACTGGCGCTTGACCTTACCGGCCTTATATCAGTAAAGCATGACCCTATATTCGTGCTTGAGCTTTATGGCTTCGTCACGATGATGATATTCGGGCTTTCGTACATTTTCGCTCCGGGGCTCTCGCATGCAACTTTTGCGAATTACAAGTCAGTTGCGGTTGAACTTGCAGCTATGAATGTAGGCATAATAATCCTGTTCTTATCGATGGTCGGGCTCTTCGGGAGTGCAGCAATGGTCCTACTGCCGTTGGGCCTGGCATTGCTCCTGCTTGCAATAGCCATACACGTGGCAAACATCTGGCACATAATGGCTCTTGGAAAGACAATAAAGCCAGTCGTGCAGCAGCAGCCAAAAGCGTAAAACCTTGGTGCATAGAATGGGAAAAGTATACGAGTTCATGTCTGGCGAGCATCACGAAGAGTATGAACTTCTCGAGCAGTTCAAGCTTTCAGGATCTTCAGAATACTTCGAAAAGTTTGTGTCAGGGATATCCAGGCATATGGAGTTCGAAGAAAAAATATTATTTCAAATAGTGGAGTCCCATACTGGCGAAACCGTAAATCCGCTGCTTGAGGAGATATCGCTGCAGCATTCCAGGATAAGGTCCCTGATGCAGGAAATAAGCCAGATGATTAAGAATCCAGGATCCGGGGAAAATTTCGATGCACCTGTTTCAGAGCTCGAGCAGCTACTCAATTCTCACGATTCCATGGAGGAATCGGACTTCTATCCTTGGATTGACGAGTACGCCGATCCGGAAGAGGTAAAGAATGCATTCGAAAAGCTTAATGCCATAAAACCAAACATTTAAATATTTATATGACTAATTATATCAGTAGTGATATAATATGAGATATGAAATGAACGACGAAGACGGTCGAGGATCTGGAAGCGGCTGCGGGTGCGGCTGCAGAAACGGCGAAGGAGGCATGCGCGGAAGGATGCACGGCTCTATGGGTATGCATATGCGCGGCATGGGCAATTGGATGATGGACGGAATTGATGATATGGGCCCGCTGCACAAGGAAAGGCTCATAGAAAAGCTTAAGCTCTACAAGGAGGATCTGGAGGCGCAGGCAAAGTTCATAGCAAGGCGCATCGACGAGATACAGAAGGGCTCAAGCGAATCCGAAGAAAAGGAGGAATGAAATGCCAAGAGGCTATTGCAACTGCGGCCCTTTCAGGGTAGACATAGTGCCGAAGGGACTGCTCAAGCCCCTGGTCCTTAAATTGCTCTCTGAAAGGCCAATGCATGGCTTTGAGCTTATGGAGCAGATATTCGAGAAGACCAACGGCATGTGGAGGCCTGGCCCTGCTGCAATATATCCTACGCTTGAGTGGCTCGAGGCAAACGGCTACATAAAATCCGATGAAACAGAAAGGAAGCCTGAAAAGACGAGAAGGCAGTACTCAATAACCAAGAAAGGCACCGAAGCCCTGGAAGACTACGAGAAATCGGCAAAGGAAATCAAAAAAAGGATGCAGGAGTTCAGCACAGTATATGGCAGGATATAAGGGCTGCAGGCAGGTTATCCGAGCTCTTTAACGCGATTGCAGCATTGCATTCTTCGCTTCTGTTCCTGATGTTGTATTAGTGCGGCAACCCAAAGCATTGCCACGACAAGTCATGTGCTCAAACTTATGATTTGCTATTGAATAACCATGCTGGGCGCACGCAGGCCTTAGCAACGAAAGCTTTAAATATTTATCATTACTAAAAACACTACGCTGTATTGCTTATTCTGTAACAACCCTATTCTCATCCACCCGGGGCGTATGGAAACATACGCCTCATTGTAAAACACTTAGCCTTGGCTTTGCCCTGTTTTTTGCAAAAACCAAATACGCAGTATGCCAAATGCCCTTGGTGGAAGGCCTTATGCCCTCCTGCCTTACCAGGATATCCCTGAGCATGCATTCATACGTGCGTATGTCGTAGAAGCCGCCCTTTTCAAGCCTTTTTATAAAACGTGCGACCTGCTCTACGTGCGGCAGGTAGCCAACGACCATGCCGCCGTCCTTCAAGCTTTTTTTGCATTTCCCCAAAGCCTTTTCTGCGCTCGGCATGTCAAGCGTTATAAGGTCGGCATCCCTCTCTTTGATCCCCTTCGTTATGTCGGCATTCCTGAATTCGAGATTGTCGACCTTTGCCATTGCTTTGTTCTTTTCAGCGATCCTGATGAAGTCCTCCCTTACGTCATAGCTCACAACACGTTTGCATACCATGGCCAGAGCCACGGCAAGCCATCCGCTTCCGGTGCCTGCATCAATGCAAAAGCTTTGCTTGTTTACGCCAGAATATGCTATTATTATCCCTATGTCCTTTGGAAGTATCACCTGAGGCCCGCGCTTGAAGCGCTTATAAGGTTCCGGCAAGTCTATGTGCATCATATCAACCGTTTTTCTTTGATTTCGACCTTGTTTTTTTGGCCTTGGCCTTGCCCTTTGGCCTGCGCTTTGGCCTTGCTGTTTTCTTCTTCGGCGCGGGCCCAGCCATGCTGTCGGCAGTGGCTGCTGCATTTGAGCTTTCGCTTTGCTGCTGCGGCTTGGCCGCTGCATCCTCCTTTTTCCTGAACTGCACAAGCCTGTGCGTGCAGTTCGGGTCAAGATCCATCTCAAAAGGCCTCATGCCTTTCCTTATGACTTTTACTATGGGCGTTTTGCAATACTCGCATACCCTGCCTGTAGGCACTATCTTCGCCTTTTGCACAAGCGGATAGGTGTTGGTGCACTTTGGATAGTTTGAGCATGCAACAAACTGCTTCCCTGCGCGCGAATGCCTTATTATGAGATTGCCTCCGCACTTCGGGCATATTCCAAGCACGCTGCTTTCCATAAGCCCTGCCTTCATCGATTCTGATATCTGCAGCCTGTTCTTGTCGAACATGGCCAAAGCCTCGAGCAGCATCTTCTTGCCGCGCGCCAGCACTTCGTCCTCCTTTTTCGCGCCTTTTGCAATGCCATCCATGTCTTCCTCAAGCTCCCTTGTTGTGCTCTCCTCCATTATCATAGGGCAGTTTTTTTGCAGGGAGTCGAAAACGCTCATGCCGAAAGCCGTCACTGATATGCTTGAGCCCTCTATATAGCCGCGCTTGAAAAGCGTATCCACAATGCTCGCCCTTGTAGCCTTTGTGCCGAGCTCCCTCTTTTCGAGCTCAGCAATCAGGCTTGCCTTTGTATATCTCTTTGGCGGCTTAGTCTCAAGGTCTTCGATGCTTGGGTTTTCCGCAGGGTAAGTGTTCCCTGCTATAAACTCCTTCATCTCGCGTTCCTCGATCCTTGCATACTTGTATGTATCCAGCCAGCCGTTGCTAAGCACTTTGGCGCCGCTTGCGGAATAATGCTCTGAGCCAATGGCGGCTTTGGCATTTATCCTTGCAACCACGGCCGGCTCGTCGAAGCATGCAAGAAACCTCCTGGCTATAAGGTCATAAAGCATGCTCTCCTGTTTCGTAAGGCCCTTAGGCGCGCTTCCGGTAGGGAATATTGCAGGATGCGCTTCATCTGTCTTTTTGCCTTCTATTGGCTTGAACCTGCCCTGCTGCACAAGCCTTTTCGCTATAGCTTCGTAATCCGGATTTTCGCCCAGGGCTTTTATTATATTAGGAAGCCCAAGCGAAAACGGCAGCTTCTGGGAAGATGTCCTGGGATAGGATATATAGGAATGCTCATACAGGCTTTGCGCGATTGCCAATGTCGCAGAAGGGTCGAACCTGAATACGCGGCTTGCTTCCAGCTGCAGCGAAGTCAGGTCAAATGGAGGGTACGGCCAGCGTTTTTCCTCGCTTTTTTTCACTTCTTCAAAAACAGCATTTCTTATATTTGCTTCTGTCTCATGCAGCGCTGCGATTGCTGTATTTTTGTCAAAAATGTCGCCTCTTGTGTTCTGGAACTGGGTGCCGTTTATGTATACAAAAACGCGCCAGAACGGCCTTGGCGTAAATGCAGCGATTTCCTTTTCCCTCTTTGCGAGCAGCGCGAGTGTCGGGCCCTGCACCCTGCCTATGCTCAAAGGCTTGCTGCTGCCTATGCTGCCCAGGGCGTATGTCAAAGCGCGGCTTAGGTTTATGCCCCATATCCAATCCAGCATGTGCCTTGTCTCGCCAGCATAGAAATTGTTCAAATCAAGGTCGGAAAGGTTCCTGAAGGCTTCGCTTAGGTCCTTAGTCGTAGTGGTAGAAAACTTCATGCGTTTAGCATGCACGCTCAATTTTTCTACCGGCTCGTCCATCACGGCTTTTATTACGTTTGTGCCTATCACAGTGCCTTCTATGTCGTAGTCGCAAGCATTTATGAATTCGCTGCACTGCCTGGCTATGTCCTTTATGGCGTCAAGATACTGCTTTGTGAAGGCAGAGCTCTTGCTGGCTTCGTACGAAGGCGCCCATTCTACATCAAGGATAGGGTAGCCCCTTGAGGTGCCTACCTGCTTTATCGTAAACAGGTGGCCGACTGCAGGAGCTACGAACAGCGACCCGCTTTCTGATTCTATCTGGAAATAGCTGGTCTTTCCATGCACAATCCTTTTCTGCGAGCCGTTCCCGAGCGCAATGGCTATGCGCAGTGCTACACTGGGCTTTTCGGCTATTATCAAAGTATTCAAAAAATTTACCTCCTGGTGCTGCTTTTCCTTGCATGCTTCTTAGCATGTGCTTTGCCGTGCTCCTTTGTAGGGCCGGCTTTCCGGGGCTTTTCCGCTGCAGCCTGGCTATTCCCTGCCTTGGAGACAAGCCACGCCTCTACAAAGCCCATTACGATTGCAATGCCTGCCATTGTATAAAAATAACTGCCGGAACCATAAAGTATAAATACAGTTATTGCAGCAATTATCAGTATAACCGTTATAACTGATACTACAACTTCTACAATATTATCCATCTGATCTCCTGATGAGCTAATGACCTTTACAATATACCTGGTTATATTTATAACACTTTTTGCTGCCGCTGTGGCATCGTCAGCCCAAATATTATTCAAGTCGCAGCTGTCCAAGCATAAGCCTGGGATTTTAGGCATAGTAAAAATGATATTCACAAACAAACTGATAATAGCTGGCCTGATGGGCTACCTTGGCAGCCTTGTAGTCTACCTATATGCCCTATCCAAAGCCCCTCTGTCGGTGGTTTACCCTATTTTTGCGAGCAGCTTCATATTCGTAACGCTGCTTTCGGCAAAATTCCTCCATGAAGGCCTGGACTACAAGCGAGCCATTGGCATATTTGCAATATTTGCAGGCATAGTCATAATAGCCATATCATACGCGTGATGCACATGCAGAGGCGCAAGCTGGAAAACATCTCAATGCTGCTCGGGTCTACGCTGCTTGGAGCAATAGGGCAGGTGCTATTCAAATACGCGCTGGCCGTCAATATGCTGCTTATAATAGGCGTCGGCATCCTGGCGTATTTTTTCTCAACTATAATATACTTCTACGTGCTTACGCGCGCAAACCTCAGCTGGGCGTATAGCATAGGCGGCTTAAGCTATATATTTGCTGTGCTGCTTGCTGCCACGGTCCTGGGCGAGACTGTCACGCCACTGCGCTGGCTCGGCGTGCTGATAATAAGCGCAGGCGTTGTGCTTGTTGGGGCAAGCTGAGCCTGCACGATGCGCCATCCAAAAATCAGCTGTTTACTTCAAATTTCTTGATTTCTACCCTGCTTATGGGCACTATTTTAGAAAGTTTTGTCGCAAGCTCCTGCTGCAGCTTGCCTTCTACAATGCTAGATACCGCTTCCTGGAAGCTTTTCCCAGAAATATAATCGTTTACGTACATTATGGCTTCCTTCCTTATGCCTACTAGCTTCGTGTGCGCCGACCTACCCCTTGTCACGACTAGCAGCTTTGTTGTTACGCTCCTTTCATCCTTTGTCCTGGAATTGAAAACGCAGTCCGCAATGCTTTTGTACCTCCTCACCAGCGACCTTATGTAGCTGTATAGAAGCTCCAAGCGCAGTATCTGCGTGTGTGCGGCCTCGCCGTTCACGTCAGTAACCTTCAAAACGACTTCAGTATAGGCGTGGGACGGGTTGTTCGTAAGCGAAGAAAGCGCAATCTTAAGATTCCTGCCAAGCGCAGCCTTGTCGCTGTTTGCAGGCATTTCTGCTATCTGCACCTCGTTGAACTCCTTTGGTGCATAAACTATGAACCATTTCTTAAGTTTCCATTTATCGGTAGTTTTTTGCAAAGCCATTTCAATACCTCAGTGCCCCTTCACCAGCAGCTCGGCCTGCTTCGGATTGTATCTCCACCCATCCGGCAGCTTGCCGCTTTTTATGTAATACTTTGTAAGCCTCCATATCTTTGCCTCTATCCTGCCAAGCCTTACGGTGTTGCTTACATCCTGCTTGTTCTTCTCAAGGTGCTTGCGCAGCTTCACTGCCTTTTTCATAAGCGCAAGCATATCATAAGGCACGCTTTCCTGTATGCCGTTTTCCTTAAGGACAGCCTCAAGTTTCTTTCCAAGCATATGGTTTATATAAGGCACACTGTGGTCCTTTTTAAGCTTCTCCCCTATCAAAGCCGGAGGCAGCCCCTGCTTTGCATATTCAACAGCATATTTGACTATCTTATCCTTGTCGTTTTCCGCCCCTTCTATAATGCTGCCGCTCCCAAGAATGGGCTTTCTTGACTTCGACTTTCCGTGCCTTTTAGTATGCAATCTTGCCATCGCAAACACTTAGATTACTTTACATTCTTGCCTATCAACGCTATGCACTACAATTTATGAAGAAAAGTTCAAAGAGCTATTTCTATTGAGAATTTTTCTGACTCTTTAACCTCTATCTTTTCAGCCTTGCATATGCGCCTAAGCTCCTCTTTGGAATAATTGACAACGCTATAATATTCTTCAGGAACATTTATATTTATTATCTTTATCTGCGAATTCAGGGCTGATTTGGCCTCAGACTTGCGCTTGCGCACCTCGCTTATTATATCATTCAGCAGGTTTCCAGAGCTTATTACGTCATGCGCAGGTATCCCGCTTTCGAAAACAAAGCCGTTTATTGCATAGCCTGCAGGGCTTTCCACCTTTGAATGCTTTGGGAATTCCATGCCCATAACCAGGTCGCTGGAAAACATTGAATTCACCTCTTCGCACGCATGGGGTATTATTGGCGCAAGCGCCTTAATCGATTCTCTCAGCACATGCATCAGCGTGAAAATCGCAGAAAGCTTGCTCTTTTCGCTTTTCTTGTCTGTGGAATACACCCTGTGCTTTACGTTTTCTATGTAATAATCGCAGAAATCATGCCAGTAAAAGCCAATGAGCGCGTTTGCAGCTGAATACATGTCATATTCGCCATAGCGCATGTCTGCTTCTTCAAGCACTGCATTCAGCCTTTGGAGTATCCAAAGGTCAAACATGTTGAAATCAGAATGCGGCTGCTCATCAGGGATCTTAGTTTCGCCAATGGCGTTTTTTACGAAAAGCGCCGAGTTGTACAGCTTATTGATAAAGCTTTT contains these protein-coding regions:
- a CDS encoding PadR family transcriptional regulator; translated protein: MPRGYCNCGPFRVDIVPKGLLKPLVLKLLSERPMHGFELMEQIFEKTNGMWRPGPAAIYPTLEWLEANGYIKSDETERKPEKTRRQYSITKKGTEALEDYEKSAKEIKKRMQEFSTVYGRI
- a CDS encoding EamA family transporter → MTFTIYLVIFITLFAAAVASSAQILFKSQLSKHKPGILGIVKMIFTNKLIIAGLMGYLGSLVVYLYALSKAPLSVVYPIFASSFIFVTLLSAKFLHEGLDYKRAIGIFAIFAGIVIIAISYA
- a CDS encoding EamA family transporter, with protein sequence MQRRKLENISMLLGSTLLGAIGQVLFKYALAVNMLLIIGVGILAYFFSTIIYFYVLTRANLSWAYSIGGLSYIFAVLLAATVLGETVTPLRWLGVLIISAGVVLVGAS
- a CDS encoding 30S ribosomal protein S15, whose translation is MARLHTKRHGKSKSRKPILGSGSIIEGAENDKDKIVKYAVEYAKQGLPPALIGEKLKKDHSVPYINHMLGKKLEAVLKENGIQESVPYDMLALMKKAVKLRKHLEKNKQDVSNTVRLGRIEAKIWRLTKYYIKSGKLPDGWRYNPKQAELLVKGH
- a CDS encoding hemerythrin domain-containing protein, translating into MGKVYEFMSGEHHEEYELLEQFKLSGSSEYFEKFVSGISRHMEFEEKILFQIVESHTGETVNPLLEEISLQHSRIRSLMQEISQMIKNPGSGENFDAPVSELEQLLNSHDSMEESDFYPWIDEYADPEEVKNAFEKLNAIKPNI
- the topA gene encoding DNA topoisomerase I, which codes for MNTLIIAEKPSVALRIAIALGNGSQKRIVHGKTSYFQIESESGSLFVAPAVGHLFTIKQVGTSRGYPILDVEWAPSYEASKSSAFTKQYLDAIKDIARQCSEFINACDYDIEGTVIGTNVIKAVMDEPVEKLSVHAKRMKFSTTTTKDLSEAFRNLSDLDLNNFYAGETRHMLDWIWGINLSRALTYALGSIGSSKPLSIGRVQGPTLALLAKREKEIAAFTPRPFWRVFVYINGTQFQNTRGDIFDKNTAIAALHETEANIRNAVFEEVKKSEEKRWPYPPFDLTSLQLEASRVFRFDPSATLAIAQSLYEHSYISYPRTSSQKLPFSLGLPNIIKALGENPDYEAIAKRLVQQGRFKPIEGKKTDEAHPAIFPTGSAPKGLTKQESMLYDLIARRFLACFDEPAVVARINAKAAIGSEHYSASGAKVLSNGWLDTYKYARIEEREMKEFIAGNTYPAENPSIEDLETKPPKRYTKASLIAELEKRELGTKATRASIVDTLFKRGYIEGSSISVTAFGMSVFDSLQKNCPMIMEESTTRELEEDMDGIAKGAKKEDEVLARGKKMLLEALAMFDKNRLQISESMKAGLMESSVLGICPKCGGNLIIRHSRAGKQFVACSNYPKCTNTYPLVQKAKIVPTGRVCEYCKTPIVKVIRKGMRPFEMDLDPNCTHRLVQFRKKEDAAAKPQQQSESSNAAATADSMAGPAPKKKTARPKRRPKGKAKAKKTRSKSKKNG
- a CDS encoding methyltransferase domain-containing protein; this encodes MHIDLPEPYKRFKRGPQVILPKDIGIIIAYSGVNKQSFCIDAGTGSGWLAVALAMVCKRVVSYDVREDFIRIAEKNKAMAKVDNLEFRNADITKGIKERDADLITLDMPSAEKALGKCKKSLKDGGMVVGYLPHVEQVARFIKRLEKGGFYDIRTYECMLRDILVRQEGIRPSTKGIWHTAYLVFAKNRAKPRLSVLQ